The Calypte anna isolate BGI_N300 chromosome 2, bCalAnn1_v1.p, whole genome shotgun sequence genome includes a window with the following:
- the C2H18orf63 gene encoding uncharacterized protein C18orf63 homolog translates to MNGTRHQSLFFASLPELQKLCATTVILSPQIPETEAKSTQIKICRQLLFLHQDILSAPVIGTLNQISVVMAISFYKSGICQAYVEKQGATLEAPQAVSSAILQTCLSYTLTARLAPRWNKAGHLLVQGKDFLSHSGKQNAVVIDLNVTERQLWISVEPCSIRLPPPKLRDFDISPNTLKLFGSNKNTVINQHSILSNWCYVLPSMKMGQIINISHIIPPESPFRSYEDLQMHWKSLYGYILPEDLEETKVYFSVYFKPIGERFFTYPLKCIRSQPVQYFPRTDSESVLNSFLSDLRYYFSHVCGFPVHMTSKALYATQELSKTLELKSKLRNMGREMLCVVSLTQTPPRRQTLPGIPSSCSMENSHWMEPLVKEPETQTFPISRQGTEKVSTEAAETSMNRRQIPGAAGLPIETSLGIPVKSAFELPPPKIGKIIPIFKGKLMQMNGKATNQRDGKKRENAERLSPIKMMGASSPMLTVCKPSITQVYKPVQNIFVKNPTHRSISQVTNAKPHTKHDLPIFRWKSESCRQKTNSDFSNNSASRGNLAEINHKTTNSPSFLKNVGPVLQKSNNNLSLNTYASPASGVRREKKFASQNTAQALEKHQQSKNVPLQMCKLDNHTTNFGLASQQRKRSNEGAGLNIHESLLKNTLCIAKGEEKKAACHSQEYIAKTTSQYSKSHCEQMITGSKYLASEILPSEAASLIKESNTEASEKKGCVRRRQKEESCSKLKKAKRSKPSV, encoded by the exons ATGAACGGCACCAGGCATCAGTCTCTGTTCTTTGCCAGTCTACCAGAACTACAAAAACTCTGTGCCACTACAGTAATACTGAGTCCTCAGATACcagaaactgaggcaaagagtACACAGATAAAGATTTGCAG gCAGTTATTATTCCTGCATCAAGACATCCTTTCAGCACCTGTTATTGGAACACTAAATCAAATTTCAGTTGTAATGGCG atatCATTTTATAAATCAGGAATATGTCAAGCCTATGTAGAGAAACAAGGAGCTACC CTGGAAGCACCACAAGCAGTTAGTTCTGCCATACTCCAAACCTGTCTCTCCTACACACTTACAGCCAGGCTTGCACCCAGATGGAACAAGGCTGGTCATCTATTGGTGCAAG gaaaagattttttgtctcattcaggaaagcaaaatgctGTTG ttATAGACCTTAATGTAACAGAGAGACAGCTTTGGATCAGTGTGGAGCCTTGCTCAATCCGGTTACCACCCCCTAAG CTGAGAGATTTTGATATTTCACCAAACACCTTAAAGCTCTTTGGCAGCAACAAAAATACTGTCATTAACCAACATTCCATATTAAGTAACTGGTGCTATGTTTTGCCAAG CATGAAAATGGGCCAAATCATAAACATCAGCCACATAATTCCTCCAGAATCTCCTTTCCGTTCATATGAAGATCTTCAGATGCACTGGAAGAGTCTG tatggaTATATTCTTCCAGAGGATCTTGAAGAGACAAAAGTATACTTCAGTGTTTACTTCAAGCCAATAGGTGAAAGGTTCTTTAC GTACCCTTTAAAGTGCATTCGAAGCCAGCCAGTGCAGTATTTCCCTAGAACAGATTCAGAAAGTGTGTtgaactcttttctttctgacctGAGGTATTATTTTTCACATGTATGTGGATTTCCAGTACATATGACAAGTAAAGCACTTTATGCTACACAGGAGCTCTCAAAGACTCTG GAATTAAAATCTAAGCTTAGAAACATGGGTCGTGAGATGCTTTGCGTGGTATCTCTAACGCAAACTCCTCCAAGGAGACAGACTTTGCCTGGAATTCCCTCCTCATGCAGTATGGAAAACAGCCACTGGATGGAGCCTTTGGTCAAAGAGCCAGAAACGCAGACTTTTCCGATTAGCCGTCAGGGTACAGAAAAGGTTAGCACGGAAGCTGCAGAGACATCAATGAATAGGAGGCAAATacctggagcagcagggttACCAATTGAGACATCTTTAGGAATACCTGTAAAGTCAGCCTTTGAACTCCCTCCACCCAAAATCGGCAAAATTATACCAATATTCAAAGGAAAGTTGATGCAAATGAATGGAAAGGCCACAAATCAAagagatgggaagaaaagagaaaatgctgaaagaCTTTCACCCATTAAAATGATGGGTGCTTCATCTCCTATGCTGACTGTATGCAAACCCAGCATAACTCAGGTTTACAAACCTGttcaaaatatatttgtcaAAAATCCTACTCATAGAAGCATATCTCAGGTAACAAAtgcaaaaccacacacaaaacatGATTTACCTATATTTCGATGGAAATCAGAGTCTTGCAGACAAAAGactaattctgatttttctaatAACTCAGCTTCTAGAGGAAATTTAGCTGAAATTAATCATAAAACGACaaattctccttcctttcttaaGAATGTTGGACCAGTGCTTCAGAAATCCAACAACAATCTGAGTCTGAATACATATGCATCTCCTGCTTCTGGtgtaagaagggaaaaaaagtttgcaaGTCAAAATACTGCACAAGCTCTTGAGAAACACCAGCAGTCAAAGAATGTACCTTTGCAGATGTGTAAATTAGACAATCACACGACAAATTTCGGTTTAGCATCACAACAAAGAAAGAGATCAAATGAAGGAGCGGGGTTAAATATTCATGAATCTCTCTTAAAGAATACATTGTGCATTGCCaaaggtgaagaaaagaaagcagcatgtCATTCTCAGGAATATATTGCTAAGACAACCAGTCAGTACTCCAAATCTCACTGTGAACAG ATGATTACAGGAAGCAAGTATCTGGCATCTGAAATACTGCCCTCAGAAGCAGCTTCCTTGATCAAGGAGAGCAACACagaagcatctgaaaaaaaaggttgtgTCAGAAGAAGACAG aaagaagaaagttgTTCAAAGTTaaagaaagccaaaagaagTAAACCTTCTGTTTAG